In Selenomonadales bacterium, the genomic stretch ATAGTCTACACAACTGACGAATTCCGTTAAACTCATGCCTTTTTCAATGATCTTTTCTAAGCCGAACATCTGTTTGAAGGCAGGGTTGACTTCTTGGATCGTCATAAGATTGTCGACAACAAGGATGCCATCGACAGAGTTTTCTACAATAAGATTTGCAAACGATTCTGCTTTAGAACGCATATACGGCAAACACATATCTATTTCTGCCAAGCCACGGATAACTGCGATCGCTTTTTCACGGCATGTACTATAACCACACGAACCACAGTTTTTTTCGTCTGCCTTGGTAAATTTGCCTGTTTTTTGAAGTATTTTTTGAATATCTTCTTCAGAAGGGATCAAACTCTGGAGCGGTGTCGGCTGATGATCTAGGTGAAGATCTATTCCTTCGGGGACTTCGATCGTTCTCTTAGCATCAAGCGAATTACCAAATTTAATCGCTCTCATACGACGTACAGGAATCGGTATACCGCTACCACCGAACGGACCTCCAATGCAACCGCCACGACAAGAGAATGCTTCGATAAAGCGTGGTGCAATCTCACCTTTTTTGAGAGAACGGAATACTTCATGGCAGTTTTCGATACCGTCTACCGTAAT encodes the following:
- a CDS encoding PAS domain-containing protein, giving the protein LAKFDEDTEHHSIDAVLTFVQLRQWLNQTYKGVLPEPTEEYIPPVIGNARFFPLAGGILKSFMDFDILDSEIITVDGIENCHEVFRSLKKGEIAPRFIEAFSCRGGCIGGPFGGSGIPIPVRRMRAIKFGNSLDAKRTIEVPEGIDLHLDHQPTPLQSLIPSEEDIQKILQKTGKFTKADEKNCGSCGYSTCREKAIAVIRGLAEIDMCLPYMRSKAESFANLIVENSVDGILVVDNLMTIQEVNPAFKQMFGLEKIIEKGMSLTEFVSCVDYVQAATFGNKVVQKRIDYPDYGLITDQMIVPIPEHGLVLIVISNVTEEQRRTEAIKKIKDETIEKANEIINRQMKVAQEIAGLLGETTAETKSALLEMMYVLKGGEEK